In a single window of the Acipenser ruthenus chromosome 8, fAciRut3.2 maternal haplotype, whole genome shotgun sequence genome:
- the LOC117407200 gene encoding motilin receptor: MYPTRSQTMYEDEMYDPGSLFPISTLIPVTIICILLFIVGVTGNTMTILIIRKYKDMKTTTNLYLSSMAVSDLIIFLCLPFDLYRLWKYIPWIFGEAICRLSHYINEGCTYATILHITALSIERYLAICFPLKAKVFVTKRRVKCVIGFLWTFSLVSAAPMLFLFGVEYENNTDPDTGTRQCKYTSYAVSSGLLYTMIWVSTIYFFFPMFCLSFLYGSIGRKLWKSKNEIRGPNAANRERYHRQTVNILAVVVLAFAVCWLPFHIGRNIFIHVDNYLAAKFSQYFNMVSMLLFYLSASINPVLYNLMSRKYRAAASRLLLNKQSSQRSFSATREYTAACTETSTGV; this comes from the exons atgtacccGACCAG ATCTCAGACCATGTACGAAGATGAGATGTACGATCCAGGATCCTTGTTCCCTATCTCGACGTTAATTCCGGTGACTATCATCTGCATTTTGCTGTTTATCGTTGGCGTCACTGGGAACACCATGACCATTTTGATCATCAGAAAGTACAAGGACATGAAGACCACCACCAACCTCTACCTCTCCAGCATGGCTGTCTCTGACCTGATCATATTCCTTTGCCTGCCCTTTGACCTCTACCGCCTCTGGAAATACATTCCATGGATATTCGGAGAGGCCATTTGCCGCTTGTCTCACTACATCAATGAAGGATGCACCTATGCCACCATCTTACATATCACTGCCCTCAGCATCGAGCGATACTTGGCCATTTGTTTCCCGCTAAAGGCTAAAGTGTTTGTTACTAAAAGGAGGGTGAAATGTGTGATTGGCTTCCTGTGGACATTCTCACTAGTGTCCGCCGCCCCGATGCTTTTCCTTTTCGGGGTAGAATATGAAAACAACACAGATCCTGACACTGGCACCAGGCAGTGCAAGTACACTTCATACGCTGTGAGCTCTGGGCTCCTGTACACCATGATCTGGGTGTCCACCATCTATTTCTTTTTCCCCATGTTCTGCTTATCTTTCCTCTATGGCTCCATAGGCAGAAAACTGTGGAAAAGCAAGAATGAAATCCGAGGACCCAATGCTGCTAACAGAGAAAGGTACCACAGACAGACTGTCAATATTTTGG CTGTTGTCGTTTTGGCTTTTGCAGTCTGCTGGTTGCCTTTTCACATTGGGAGAAACATTTTTATTCACGTCGACAATTACCTTGCGGCTAAATTCAGTCAGTACTTCAACATGGTCTCCATGCTGCTGTTCTACCTGAGTGCCAGTATCAACCCGGTCCTTTACAACCTCATGTCCAGGAAATACAGGGCTGCTGCCTCCAGACTGCTTCTCAATAAACAATCCAGCCAGAGGTCTTTCTCTGCTACCAGGGAGTACACTGCAGCCTGCACCGAGACCAGCACAGGCGTTTAA